The Bradyrhizobium ottawaense genome window below encodes:
- a CDS encoding ArgE/DapE family deacylase has product MNAETQQRILDAVDAGFEAQLATTRDFVAIPSTRGAEGPCQDMIGDLLRERDYEVDDWHIDVDDLKDLRGFGPIEHDFSKARSVVGTYRPQTNGGKSLILQGHCDVVPAGPLELWDTPPFSPVIKDGKMFGRGACDMKSGTIGALYALDAIKAAGFKPTARIHFQSVIEEESTGVGALSTLQRGYRADACFIPEPTGGKMVRSQVGVIWFRLRVKGHPTHVAFAGSGANAIMAAYHLIQALQKLEIEWNERAKADRHFKTLNHPINFNPGIIKGGDWASSVPAWCDVDCRIAVLPGWSIADHQKEITACVAAAARNHRFLANNPPEIEWSGFLSEGYELTDAAAPEAAFGNAFDKVYGGVPEDLVFTALTDTRFYGLNHGIPSLCFGASGGEMHGFNEYVELESLRKTTKAMALFIAEWCGVEKA; this is encoded by the coding sequence ATGAATGCCGAAACGCAGCAGAGGATCCTTGACGCCGTCGATGCCGGCTTCGAGGCCCAACTCGCCACCACACGCGATTTTGTCGCAATCCCTTCGACCCGCGGGGCGGAGGGGCCGTGCCAGGACATGATCGGCGACCTCCTGCGCGAGCGCGACTACGAGGTCGATGACTGGCACATCGATGTCGACGATCTCAAGGACCTGCGCGGCTTCGGTCCGATCGAGCATGATTTCTCCAAGGCGCGTTCGGTGGTGGGCACCTACCGTCCGCAAACGAATGGCGGCAAATCGCTGATCCTGCAGGGCCACTGCGACGTGGTGCCGGCCGGCCCCCTGGAACTGTGGGACACGCCGCCGTTCTCGCCCGTCATCAAGGACGGCAAGATGTTCGGCCGCGGTGCCTGCGACATGAAGTCTGGCACCATCGGCGCGCTCTATGCGCTCGATGCGATCAAGGCCGCGGGCTTCAAGCCGACGGCACGAATTCACTTTCAATCTGTTATCGAGGAAGAGAGCACCGGCGTCGGCGCGCTGTCGACGCTGCAGCGCGGCTATCGCGCGGACGCCTGCTTCATTCCGGAGCCGACCGGCGGCAAGATGGTGCGCTCGCAGGTCGGCGTGATCTGGTTTCGCCTGCGCGTGAAGGGGCACCCGACCCATGTCGCCTTCGCCGGCTCCGGCGCGAACGCGATCATGGCCGCCTATCATTTGATCCAGGCGCTGCAAAAGCTCGAGATCGAATGGAACGAGCGCGCCAAGGCTGACAGGCACTTCAAGACACTGAACCATCCCATCAACTTCAACCCCGGCATCATCAAGGGCGGTGATTGGGCCTCCAGCGTGCCGGCCTGGTGCGATGTCGATTGCCGGATCGCGGTGTTGCCGGGCTGGTCGATTGCCGATCACCAGAAGGAGATCACGGCCTGCGTCGCCGCTGCCGCGCGCAACCACCGCTTCCTCGCCAACAATCCGCCGGAGATTGAATGGTCCGGCTTCCTGTCGGAGGGCTATGAGCTGACCGACGCGGCGGCACCGGAAGCCGCGTTCGGCAATGCGTTCGACAAGGTCTATGGCGGCGTGCCGGAGGATCTCGTCTTCACCGCGCTCACCGACACCCGCTTCTACGGCCTCAACCACGGCATCCCGAGTCTCTGCTTCGGCGCCAGCGGCGGCGAGATGCACGGCTTCAACGAATATGTTGAGCTGGAGTCGCTGAGGAAGACGACCAAGGCGATGGCGCTGTTCATCGCGGAATGGTGCGGGGTGGAGAAGGCGTAA
- a CDS encoding pyridoxamine 5'-phosphate oxidase family protein: MSQTETSNSYPTSVRNQVKRRHDRGFYDHATVHRILDSSMLCHVSYVIDGQPYCTPTFFWREGTKLYWHGSSASRMLRSQTKGERVCLTVAHLDSLVLARCGFNHSADYRAVMAFGTAYLVTDPEEKERAVIAMVDRFFPDRTASLRTSNTQEIKATSFIAMEIEEASAKVRAKGVADDDEDYALPIYAERIPVRTVLGAPEPCPRLLDGVSRPATLNGYSEGRLLEDALRDAYFVEYPNG, encoded by the coding sequence GTGAGCCAGACCGAGACTTCGAATTCCTATCCGACCTCAGTGCGCAACCAGGTGAAGCGCCGGCACGACCGCGGCTTCTACGACCACGCCACGGTTCATCGCATCCTGGATTCCTCGATGCTCTGCCACGTCTCCTACGTGATCGACGGCCAGCCCTATTGCACGCCGACCTTCTTCTGGCGCGAGGGCACCAAGCTGTACTGGCATGGCTCGAGCGCGAGCCGGATGCTGCGCAGCCAGACCAAGGGCGAGCGCGTGTGTCTGACGGTCGCCCATCTCGACAGCCTCGTGCTGGCGCGCTGCGGCTTCAATCACTCCGCAGACTACCGTGCGGTGATGGCATTCGGCACCGCCTATCTCGTCACCGACCCCGAGGAGAAGGAGCGCGCGGTGATCGCGATGGTCGACCGCTTCTTTCCGGACCGCACGGCGAGCCTGCGGACCAGCAACACGCAGGAGATCAAGGCGACCTCCTTCATTGCGATGGAGATCGAGGAGGCCTCGGCCAAGGTCCGTGCCAAGGGTGTCGCCGACGACGACGAGGACTATGCGCTGCCGATCTATGCCGAGCGCATCCCGGTGCGCACCGTGCTCGGCGCGCCGGAGCCGTGCCCGCGCCTGCTCGACGGCGTCAGCCGGCCTGCGACGCTGAATGGCTATTCGGAAGGCCGCCTGCTCGAAGATGCATTGCGGGATGCTTATTTTGTGGAGTACCCGAACGGCTGA
- a CDS encoding PLP-dependent aminotransferase family protein: protein MRNIPTNSLPSPAKPSLPTKTELPLDLTGPHVTPSASAAHRLYQALCEMIVSGLVKPGEPLPPSRTLAKQTGFRRNAVVIAYERLIADGFAEATVGSGTFVAARIPARAAEPNKPKVVVETPGQGAFALGCTHIDERAVQRFRAFVGRRMRAFGPEHLHYGDPRGSRELRAAIADHLLSARGLRCDPDQIMLTSGTLHALRIVLSAILKPNDQVWCEDPGYPAARKTIAHCGYRAVPVPVDEHGMQVAKGRTAGPNARAAYVTPSHQFPLGVQMSMPRRLELLDWARQAGAFVLEDDYDSEFRYDGAPLMSLAGIDRLQRVIYLGTFAKTLFPGLRIGYCALPERLIADVTAARAALDRFPGTLMEGAVADMLNSGAFAANLKRVRKLYRDARDLLAETLEAASDGALSVPVPSQGLHLVARFDRSVDLSVAARAKHAAGAEGWLLADTYSRARPLPGFVLGFSGHAVPQLIASAERLARESRTALRTRNRSARGP, encoded by the coding sequence ATGCGAAATATTCCGACCAATTCTCTCCCCTCACCGGCCAAGCCTTCCTTGCCGACAAAGACCGAGCTGCCGCTCGACCTCACCGGCCCGCACGTTACGCCAAGCGCCTCCGCCGCACACCGGCTCTATCAGGCGCTGTGCGAGATGATCGTCTCCGGCCTCGTCAAGCCCGGCGAGCCGCTGCCGCCGTCGCGAACGCTGGCCAAGCAGACCGGCTTTCGGCGCAACGCCGTCGTCATCGCCTATGAGCGCCTGATCGCCGACGGCTTCGCCGAGGCGACCGTCGGCTCCGGAACGTTCGTCGCCGCGCGCATTCCCGCGCGCGCGGCCGAGCCGAACAAGCCGAAGGTCGTTGTCGAAACGCCCGGGCAAGGCGCCTTCGCGCTCGGCTGCACCCATATCGACGAACGCGCGGTGCAGCGTTTTCGCGCCTTCGTCGGCCGCCGCATGCGCGCCTTCGGGCCTGAACACCTTCACTATGGCGATCCCCGCGGCAGCCGCGAGCTGCGCGCGGCGATCGCCGATCATCTGTTGTCGGCGCGCGGCCTGCGCTGCGACCCCGATCAGATCATGCTGACGTCGGGCACGCTGCATGCGCTGCGCATCGTGCTGAGCGCGATCCTCAAGCCCAACGACCAGGTCTGGTGCGAGGACCCAGGTTACCCCGCCGCGCGAAAAACCATCGCGCATTGCGGCTATCGCGCCGTGCCGGTTCCGGTCGACGAGCACGGGATGCAGGTCGCCAAGGGACGCACTGCCGGCCCCAACGCGCGCGCGGCCTATGTCACGCCGTCGCATCAGTTTCCGCTGGGCGTGCAGATGTCGATGCCGCGGCGGCTCGAGCTTCTGGACTGGGCCAGGCAGGCCGGCGCATTCGTACTGGAGGACGATTACGACAGCGAGTTTCGCTATGACGGCGCACCGCTGATGTCGCTCGCCGGCATCGATCGCCTCCAGCGCGTGATCTACCTTGGCACGTTTGCCAAGACGCTGTTTCCCGGCCTGCGCATCGGCTATTGCGCCCTGCCCGAACGCCTGATCGCGGACGTGACGGCTGCGCGCGCGGCGCTCGACCGCTTCCCCGGCACGCTGATGGAAGGTGCGGTCGCCGACATGCTCAACTCCGGCGCCTTCGCCGCCAACCTCAAGCGCGTGCGAAAACTCTATCGCGACGCCCGCGATTTGCTGGCCGAAACGCTGGAAGCCGCATCCGATGGCGCGCTCTCGGTACCAGTGCCATCGCAGGGCCTGCATCTGGTCGCCCGGTTTGATCGCTCGGTCGACCTTTCGGTGGCAGCGCGGGCCAAGCACGCGGCCGGCGCGGAAGGCTGGCTCTTGGCCGACACCTATTCGCGCGCGCGCCCTCTGCCTGGCTTCGTGCTGGGATTTTCCGGCCACGCGGTTCCACAGCTCATCGCCTCCGCCGAACGGCTCGCGCGGGAATCGCGCACCGCCCTGCGCACGAGGAACAGATCCGCCCGGGGGCCCTGA
- a CDS encoding DUF6719 family protein, whose product MPFRRAACLSVLISAALVTTAHAVTVGREQDIVDLKLGQRVQVDDGTCPAGQVKEVRGTKMTDKGVARTSACVPRYGPKTK is encoded by the coding sequence ATGCCTTTCCGCCGTGCAGCTTGCCTCTCAGTCCTGATCTCCGCCGCGCTAGTGACGACGGCGCACGCCGTCACGGTCGGACGCGAGCAGGACATCGTCGATCTCAAGCTAGGTCAGCGCGTGCAGGTGGATGACGGAACCTGCCCCGCCGGACAGGTCAAGGAAGTGCGCGGAACGAAGATGACCGATAAGGGCGTCGCGCGCACCAGCGCTTGCGTGCCGCGCTACGGTCCGAAGACGAAATAA
- a CDS encoding CreA family protein — MSSRFLGLSGIRLKGLAFFLLALVVQSASASAADEPDLIFRRSTVFKWMSPNDKLATYGLDDPEVEGVACHFTVPEKGGFKGWLGLAEEVSDISLACRQVGPIKFKNKMEQGDDMFRQRRSLFFKKMQIVRGCDAKRNVLVYMVYSDRLIEGSPKNSTSTVPIMPWGPTDANVQKCGEFFTQ, encoded by the coding sequence ATGTCATCTCGTTTCCTCGGTCTTTCTGGCATCCGATTGAAAGGCTTAGCTTTCTTCCTCCTGGCTCTGGTCGTGCAGTCGGCGTCCGCTTCGGCTGCCGACGAGCCCGATCTGATCTTCCGCCGCTCCACCGTGTTCAAATGGATGAGCCCGAACGACAAGCTCGCGACCTATGGTCTCGACGATCCTGAAGTCGAGGGCGTCGCCTGTCATTTCACCGTGCCGGAGAAGGGCGGCTTCAAGGGTTGGCTGGGCCTTGCCGAGGAGGTCTCGGACATCTCGCTGGCCTGCCGCCAGGTCGGCCCGATCAAGTTCAAGAACAAAATGGAGCAGGGCGACGACATGTTCCGTCAGCGCCGCTCGCTGTTCTTCAAGAAGATGCAGATCGTGCGCGGCTGCGACGCCAAGCGCAACGTGCTGGTCTACATGGTCTATTCGGACAGGCTGATCGAGGGCTCGCCGAAGAACTCGACCTCGACCGTGCCGATCATGCCGTGGGGACCGACGGACGCAAACGTCCAGAAGTGCGGCGAGTTCTTCACTCAGTGA
- a CDS encoding L,D-transpeptidase, which produces MNSVNGSGFSAKPARLWQVAILTAAGVIGATSQADAAFYYWTDYSDGSYYARQDRHPEIPRQKPQKRGAAVKKEAVAGKEAGTKPQGPLVIVVSIDRQKVTVYDTNGVFAESPVSTGMKGHSTPMGVFSVIQKHKFHHSNIYSGAPMPYMQRITWSGVAMHAGVLPGYPASHGCIRMPMAFAVKMWNWTRMGARVIVAPGEMTPHSFSHPLLASVRVPPPAASLEPQTNVGDKADKGAALTKGAETKTASADSVLELRTSVGHVVMSGVTTGNASARDEAAVPADKTKTAEASDAAKPQSEEAAKPASDDKPATDKVEAVKTEPVKTEAADSAKTPDAPATAPALAASPDAKKDDGRVAEPAAAAKPEAPKRAGQIAVFISRKDSKLYVRQNFAPLFEVPITIATSDRPLGTHIFTAELDKTDSNALRWSVVSLPVSARSAAREDDSRLTRRKGDAAVIPVAAKPVAAKPVVTPDSPAAALDRVSIPADTMAKINEMLTSGGSIIISDQGINQGETGEGTDFIVRLY; this is translated from the coding sequence ATGAACAGCGTGAACGGGTCGGGTTTTTCTGCCAAGCCGGCGCGGCTGTGGCAGGTCGCCATTTTGACGGCGGCGGGTGTGATCGGCGCGACCAGCCAGGCAGACGCTGCATTTTATTATTGGACGGATTATTCCGACGGGTCCTATTACGCCCGGCAGGACCGGCATCCCGAAATACCGCGCCAGAAGCCGCAGAAGCGCGGCGCTGCCGTCAAGAAGGAAGCTGTCGCCGGGAAGGAAGCCGGGACCAAGCCCCAAGGGCCGCTGGTCATCGTCGTCTCGATCGACCGGCAGAAGGTCACGGTCTACGACACCAACGGCGTGTTCGCGGAATCTCCGGTGTCGACAGGCATGAAGGGCCATTCGACGCCGATGGGTGTGTTCAGCGTCATCCAGAAGCACAAATTCCACCACTCCAACATCTATAGCGGCGCGCCGATGCCGTACATGCAGCGGATCACCTGGTCCGGTGTCGCCATGCATGCCGGCGTGCTGCCGGGTTATCCGGCCTCGCATGGCTGCATCCGCATGCCGATGGCGTTCGCGGTGAAGATGTGGAACTGGACCAGGATGGGCGCGCGCGTCATCGTCGCGCCCGGCGAGATGACGCCGCACAGCTTCTCCCATCCCCTGCTCGCCTCCGTGCGCGTGCCGCCGCCTGCCGCCAGCCTCGAGCCGCAGACCAATGTCGGCGACAAGGCCGACAAGGGCGCCGCGCTGACCAAAGGCGCCGAGACCAAAACTGCCAGCGCCGACAGCGTGCTCGAGCTGCGCACGTCCGTCGGACACGTCGTGATGTCGGGTGTGACCACGGGCAATGCGTCAGCCCGCGACGAAGCCGCCGTGCCGGCCGACAAGACCAAGACGGCCGAGGCATCCGACGCCGCCAAGCCTCAATCGGAGGAAGCCGCCAAGCCGGCTAGCGACGACAAGCCGGCCACCGACAAGGTCGAAGCTGTCAAGACCGAGCCGGTCAAGACGGAAGCCGCGGACTCCGCGAAGACGCCCGATGCGCCGGCCACTGCACCTGCGCTCGCCGCCTCGCCCGACGCGAAGAAGGATGACGGCCGCGTTGCCGAACCGGCGGCGGCCGCAAAGCCGGAAGCGCCCAAGCGGGCCGGCCAGATCGCCGTCTTCATCAGCCGCAAGGATTCCAAGCTCTACGTACGGCAGAATTTCGCGCCGTTGTTCGAGGTCCCGATCACGATCGCCACGAGCGACCGTCCGCTCGGCACGCATATCTTCACCGCCGAGCTCGACAAGACCGACTCCAATGCGCTGCGTTGGTCGGTGGTGTCGCTTCCGGTCTCCGCCCGTTCCGCGGCCCGCGAGGACGACAGCCGCCTCACGCGCCGCAAGGGTGACGCTGCGGTGATCCCCGTCGCCGCCAAGCCTGTGGCTGCCAAGCCCGTGGTCACGCCGGACAGCCCGGCCGCGGCCCTCGACCGCGTCTCTATCCCCGCCGACACCATGGCGAAGATCAACGAGATGCTGACATCCGGCGGCTCGATCATCATCTCGGACCAGGGCATCAACCAGGGCGAGACCGGCGAAGGCACCGACTTCATCGTCCGCCTGTACTGA